The region CAAAACTTTAGCTGCATTTCTAGTTTTAACATTTTTGACTGGGATTTCACTCAGTGTTAAGTTTACACACGATATCCTCCCCAAAagcatttatttgaaaaaacTTTTGGTCTGATTTGATACTTTAACCATTAAAAGAAGTCTTCATCTTCAGTCATTCTTCTGACTGAAATgtcatttcatttttgtaataatttagGTGTTTAAATTCTTTTCATTACCACAAAATTAAAGAAGATTAAATCTAAAGCTGATTTATGTGGTTTTGCTGGTGAGAGTTGTGCCACGTGGGTTACAAAACAGGGAGCTGGTTGTACCATTTTGCAAAAAAGTGATCCCGTTATCCCCTTCTGACTGGATCACTTACAAACTAGTCCCACTTTTCTACACAACTTCATTGGATCTCATTTCTCCAGAATAtcttcatttaatttttaatcGCTGTTGCAAGTTTCAACATCTTTAAATCATAGTTTTTGGCCTTGTACCTTAGTTTTTAGTTAGTTATAAAATTGCTTTTATCAGAAAAAAAGGTTGTtgatgaaaactgtgacttAAAATATTGGTCAACAAAATGAGCACTGGTTAACAGCAAACTTATTGAAGTTCATGCTGACCTAgctgagatttttaaaatgtcaacTTCGCATTCATTGATAACCTTTAGTTAGCTTTAGCTAACAACAATACAAATGTTTTGCCCAAATTTCATTGACATGTATTGTTTGTTCATATTCTATAAGTgaagtttttttcctcttttttatttaaatgaagcTAACATGGAAGTGTAAATAACTGCAGTTCCTTGGAaagccacttgaggctggcttaaaaaattaaattagtCCAATAGACAGCATAAAAGATTGATGTAGCTACCTTGCTTTCCTTTTGGAACCTCAAAAAGtgcgtttttttcttttttctctttttctgactgAAGCCCCCTCATTGACAAGTTGTTAGCCAAAGAAGTTTCAGTTTCATATCACAAATAAtcctccattttttttaaacatagtaTGAGTAAGATGTTGTCTGATTGTTACTCGGGTGACTCGGGAGTGACATCATTCCTGAGTTAGTGTGTCAGAGCAggcacaaaaaccttttttactTCTTAGCAAGGTAGACCAATTCAAGCATCACTAGCAAAGACAATAATATGTTTTTGAGGGTGGGGGTTAAAAAGACTGCTGCAGCACATCCATGGATAGAGCCAAGTCAATGCTCTGCCTGTGGCACAAGTCACAGATCCACAACAGATTAAAGGTTCAACAGTTTTACTACTGTTTGCATCCGCTGCCTCCGTTTAGGAATGTAAACTTTAGGTTGGTGGGGCTGCTCCACCTTTCCAAACTGGAAATCCCATATCATTGAATGTTCCAGATGAAAATTTTTACTTGGCACGTGGAACTCAATCTGGAACACATCAACAGAGCTGTTTGTctgctaatcagaaggtcgtTGGCTGAATCCCCGAATCCTCTAGTTTGGATCCTGATGCATTTTTCGGGAGTAAATGTTAGAAAGTGCTTTGGAATATATAAAAGCACAGTATGAGTATGTTTGTCACTGTGTGAATGAGAGTTGCCCTAGAAAGCCTGACTGTTCTACTGAGTAGAAAGGTGCTATAAGTGGTGAGTGCTATATGGTGGTAAGTACCattccatttaccatttgcagaatgttaatttttaatttttactatTATTAAATCTGACCAAAAAAGAGTGAGCCCATAAGCTcagcaggaaagtgtttaccGAGGTCAAGGCTGAAAGCTTTTCCCCCCATAGATTCTGTAGGACCATTGCTATAAGAGAGAATGCAGTTTAAGGTACTTCTGCATTGGCTTCGTTTTCCTAACTTGGAAGATACATCAGTGTTTTATGGTGTCTGTAGTCAGTCCTCATagactccttttttaaaatgttcagatATACCACATTAAAACTTTTCTTACATGTACAAAAAACAGTTTGCTCTCTATAGCTAATTCTTTTTCTAATAGCTAATTTGTTCTTTCTGGCCATTGTATGGGGGATGAATTTACACAGTTCAGTCCTctaacccacaggtgtcgaactccaggccttgaggtcCACTGTACTGCCCTTGTAGCTTCTTATTGGCAAAGCACACCTGATCTACATATTCAGCAGCTGGTAGGGCAGGGATATCTCAAAAACAAGCAGGATGTTGGCCCTTGAGAACTGGAGtatgacacccctgctctaaccTGTTTTATGCTTAAAGTTATATCTTATCAGTTGTAACTGCATCTGAGTGacagttgttttttcttcagcATTTAGTCATCGTAAGACACACTATGTTTGTTGTTCAGTCTCTCCAGTTCCTCATTCAGTTTGAAAGCTGTTTTCTGCTAGCCAAAATCAGACTGCCATCCAATATGCTAGCACTGAATTACCGTAGTACCTTGCTAAccaagctaatgttagctaataGCTCTCCAGAGCTACTCTATCATCCAAATGTgggttaaaatgtatttaaattaaaagacacccccccccccccccccccaaacaattagaaaaagaaataatctgGATTGTAACACCAAAATGACCAAAGGCTTAAAAAAGGCAGTCCAGAAACCAAAGTATGATGGcttcaagtctttttttttttgtactaagGCTATGCTAATGTAATCAATAGATTGTTCACTTTCCAAGAGCTGGACTATTTGAAATGTTTTCCAGCTCTTTGATTTTGGTTTTTAAGATTATAGCTCTAACCTACTATTTTGGTTCTACTTTgagtaacaaagaaaaaaaatgagccAATTTTAGTGAGGCAGACTTGCAACCAGCTAGCGAGTACAGTGGAGTGTTTATCAGCAAAATATGAATCATTTTCTTAGCAGTTATTTTAGACCACAATAGGAAATGAGTAATGCGCTCAGTTTCTGGTGGCCGTAAATTTCCACTGAGTGCTAATGTTGCACAGTGATTGAATGTGTAAGTAAGCAACCTTTAGCCATGTCAGTTTTAAGTGTACATGTCAGTACTGTGGTCACAGCTTCATGCTGCTGACCCTTAGTTGACAATAAATGTGTTGTTGCTTGTCTGAATTTTACAATAAGTTTGCATATTATTCAtgaaattatataatgaaaacaCAGGCACAAACACTGTATTGAAAACAATTGCCAATTAACATATAAAGGGAAGCTGGACCTTTTCCTAACCAAAGCTAAGTCACATTGACACAACTTGATAAAATGCATATTCCTCTCCCCGTACTCCCTGTTCTCTCTACCAGAGGAAAAACGTTTTTTCTCAAACGGCTAAGGGTGAGAGCAAGTATACCCTTATATCTCTTTCCCCACTTAGCACAAAGCCAACCTCTTATCTGGCTGTCATTCAGCGTCCTTCACAACACTAGTACTTCTTCTTTTGAAGTCAAATCTGCCTCAAGATTGTTTTTAAACCAGAAACAAAATTGTACCTGTTCTGGTTCATTAAATTTggactgaaaaatgtaaaaatttgaGCGAAAATATGAAAGATATATCTGCAGCCTACCAAAATAAGATCCCAGTCGCCAGCAAGCAGGAGAAAGAAAACTTTCCAGAAATAAAACGTCAGATGTCATTATTTATCATCTTAGATCTTACTTATTTATGAAGCAGAAACAGAATGAAATTCTCGGTTGAATTCATCCTGaattatttaatttgaaatgGTTAATTCCATACGAAGCCCAGGCAGATCCCTCCTCTGTTCTGATAAATACTTTATCACTGCTACTAAATCGAAAACAGgatgagcagaaatattgttggGGGGGTGAAGGAAAAAGACAACAGCTCTTCACTGTTTCTTGTTGTGCTTTATTTGTGAAATTTGTGGAGGTTCCTTTAATAATTAAAGTTGATGAAAACgcattttttcttaaaaaaaaaagttatttaggCTAATGATAACTGCCTGATTTCTGTTTATTATAGCAATCTTTTCTATTTATTGCCTGCATGAAAAAGAAATCACCAGAGGGGATAAAGACGTGACACTTAGTTAAAATTACTTAAGAGCTTTTATGAAGCATTTTGCTTGTGGTGGATTTTCTTGCAGTCCCAGGTTGACAAAGTCAAAAGCCGTCTAATGAAAAGGGACGCATCGCTGATTGCAGCTATATCTGGAGCCGAGGTGGAAGTGGCATCGATTTAACAATTTAGCAGCACCCTCCTCTGTGTGTTTCCATTAGTCACGGCTGAATACCACTCACATTCCCCCTTTCTTTccttcaaaacacacacaaatacccTGTCTGtggcacactcacacacacgcatccAAAACTGCCGAGGTATATTCCCTTTCCCCTGAACTGGATTTATATCAGCTAACGTGATTCTACTATTGGTTCCAGACAGTGGGCAGCTAATGTAAGGGCACAGTCGGAGAACTTTGCCATGCTAAGTAACACGCCTTTTATTTCTGTGACTCAGTGCATGTGCAGGCTATCGTGCAAGTGTACAACACTGtattttttcatgtgtgtgcatcATACAGCCTTGGAGCAGAGAAGTGTGCCGTGACAGTTGATCGTTGATGTAGTTTGCAACAGTCTGTAACTTGTAAGAGAGCATTGGGGATATCAAATTGCCACATTAGGATCATACACCAATAACTGACCGTTCACTAAATTCCttcaataaaataaactattttcCAATCATAGCTTAGCAACTGTGACTATGCAGAGCGGGTCTGCCGGGCTTTGGATTTCCTGAAGCAGTGTGCATGGGCCTTTAGTAAAAGGAATGTCTTTTTTAAACCATTCTCTGAACGAGGAAAAACAGTGCAACGGGGGATGACACTGCTTTCACTTAAGCTTGTTAGCATGGCTCAGTCTGGATTGTGAGCTGGTAAAGATACTAAGATTTTACTCTAAGCATGACATTTTTACCCACTGTCTTCAAGCCCGCAAAAACAGTTGTTGAACTAGAACTGGCGGTCCTGCCTTAAAACAAAATGGAAACTTCAACAGGCAAACAGGGAGTGGCTCTTAGTGAACGGTCAGCTGATCAAGTCACACAGTCAAAATATCGACTTTCACATTAAGTCGAGTTTAAGTCAGTCTCTCCCAACGATGGCTTGTTGATGAACTACAAAGCTGAAGCAGACCGCCCAATTTCAAAGGACTGTCCAGGTGTTCTGCTCTCTATCGTAGCTTCGTTTAGGCCTTTCCATACCTCAGCCGGTTTGGGCTGTTGGAAAGGAGGGCCGTGGAAAACGCCATCCACCCATTCTCTGAGTGTGGCGACTGGAGATTCCTGTTGCCTTTCTGTCTTGGTGAGTGCCATGTTGGTCGGATACCCGGGTGACGAGGAAGTACCGGTTGATGACAGCATACATGGCGGGTACTCAGACTGCAAGCTGGCATCCAAAGACACAGCAGTGTGAGCGATGGACCAGATTTTGGGTTTGGCATCTGTGCTTCGAAGGTCTGCATTAAGATAGAAGGAGCTGCTTTGGTGCTGGACCGGTGTGAGTTTGGGGCAGTCAGGGGACAGTCTCTCTTTTCTGTGCAGTGTATCTGGGTTGTGTGCGAGATGCACGTGGGGTAGCTCTGTGTTTGGGTTCACTTCATTGTCCTCAGGTAGAAACTGTGGCTTTGGATCACAATCAGAAGCATCAGACTCCAGCAGATCGAAGTCCTCAAGATCACTCTGCAGGTCTGCGCACTGTTGctctgagaaaaaaacaaacgacACCGACAGTAAAGAGTCTGTGCATAACAGTCAAAGCTCGGAAAACcatgaaacaaagcaaactttgcTGGCAGACTGATTTAGGACTTGCATACCAGGAAGCTCCTTGTCACTTTTAAGTGGCTTCTCAGCTTCATCACTGTCATCTTCACAGCCTCGGTCATCTGAGCTTTTACAAGCCCGCGGTGACCACGTCACCTTGTTCTCCTTTTTCAATCTCCTGCGTGCATTTGCAAACCACGTAGACACCTGAGGGAAGGAAGGAGAAATCAGAAGCGAATTTAAAGTTAGAAAAGGAGGAGAAGGAAAGTCGAAATGTGGGAAAATGTACTATTTGTATGGAATTAGGAAAAGGTGAAAATCAGACACATTATCATGCAACAGAACCCAAAAATTTCCCgataaacatcaaatattttACAAGAACCCACTTGCGTAAGCGTCATTCTGGTGATGATGGCAAGCATTATTTTCTCCCCCTTAGTGGGGTAGGGGTTCTTCTGGTGCTCCTGCAGCCAAGCCTTAAGGGTGCTGGTGGTCTCTCGGGTGGCGTTTTTACGACGCGAAGCGCCGTCTGAGCAGGAATAACTGAGCCAGATTATGAGAATCAAATAAACAGTTAGCTCATACCAAAAGTAAGTGAAAAACAGAGGGAAAGAAAACTCGATATTCGTAAGAATTTGGTATTATAAATTACAATTAAATTTGAGTAAATTACAATAAAAcactataaatataataaatcttaTTATAGTATAACACTGACTCCATAAACCTGCTACAGACAGGTTTTTCCCATCATTCTGAAGTAAATGATAATGCTGACACAGATATTTTACAGTTATcatgttaaaaatatgttttaatttaAGAGCAGTGAAAACATTCTTGTTCACTTACCCATATCTGTCATAAGGATATTGTCCAAATGTGTATTCATAAGGATAATAGGCAGGAGTCTGAGATGTCCCCACATGCACAGATGCAGCTCCTTCTTTGTGATCTAGTGGCCCCTGAAAATATTGAAGAAATTAATGCCTAATCAAGGTTAaacaaacttttatttatttatgtgttttcagAAATGTTCCTGCACAAGAGACAATCTTTACACGTTTTTACTGTAAGGGCAAAacgaataagaaaaaaaatccggAAGTGAACACTTTGAAATCCGAGAATTAAAGAGTTAGAAGTGAAGTGTGACACTCACTCTGGAATAGAGAGCGGCGTCCGTAGCGCAGGTGTTGTAATAGCTCTGGCTCTTGGGATAAGGGCCGCTGTAGACTCCGATGCCTGCTCCTGGGGTGAGCTGGTGGCCCGGTGAGCGCAGCACCGGGTGGGACGGGGGGGTTCCCGGCTCCAAGCAACCGGCCAGGGAGCCTGAAGTCATCAGAAACTAAGGAAAAATGTATGAAACGAACTCACTGATATCCATAAAGGAAAGGGAATCTGGTGTGTATAGAAACTCTCTTACGTACACTGGCGCTTTAAATGTCTCCTTACTTTCACAAAGGAGCAAATGTTTAATCTCGGTTATTTtctcaaaagcaaaacaaaagctgGAATAAAACAGCACCGATGTGCTGATTTTGTCACATTTTCTCCATTGTGGACTTGTTGATGGACTATTTTTTGACCAGTTAAAATCTATTTATCCTCCTTATTTAGCTCAGGCCCTCATCAATAACATCAAAGACAAAACAATATACTACCCGTACCTGTGGCGTGGTGGAGTAGGAGTATCCCAGCTGAGAGTAAGCCATGGTTCAAATGTGACCAAAGAGGAAATAAGTGGAGTGCAGATGTGGAGCGACTTCCAGCAGCATCCGTACCAAacgcagattttaaaaaattattttaaattattttgccCTGACACTAGTTCAGAGATACTTTCCGGTCAACTttgcagctttttttgtttttaattagaaTTTCATCTACCATCTCGTCCAAAAGTGGACACGCGGACATTTACGCAGCGCTTTCATTTTACGCACAAGCGCTGACGGACTTTCGAAGTAACTTCTCGGCTTCACCCGCAGTTTCCACCTCATCCACCAGACTGCTCCTGCTCTTTAAAGTGTCCCTGCTCTCTTACAATCCAACgccagtttgtgtgtgtgatcaaaCCACGCATCTCTCCGTGATGCGCTCTTTGGTTTTTAAGGCGCGTCTGTCTGACGTCAGCCTGGACTCcgcgcgagtgtgtgtgtgtgtgtgtgtgtgtgtgtgtgtgtgtgtgtgtgtgtgtgtgtgtgtgtgtgtaactcgGTGTTCATATCAAGATGAAGAAACTCACTCCTAATTAATTCCCTCCCAGTTTCCTTTCGCCTCTTATCCAAGAGAACAGCTCTGCGCAGCGATGCTCCCGAGAGTCCCCAGGCGTAAAGAGAGTTGTGATCAATTCTCCTCTCTCTCAATAAACACAGGCGCACAGCTGCACACGTCCACGCACGCATTTACACTGGCACACATGGCCAGAGGGGGTGGGATCGGGAACGTGATGCGTTGACACCACATTGACACGCGATGATTGATGACTACAACCTGATATTAGCATAATCGTTTTGCCCTGTTGTTTAGATAACTTGTCACCACGGAGAAATCTCGCTGTCACCCATATATTCATGAGTGGGGGAATTTCAGGTCTCCTCCAAGCAAATTAATCAAAGAATAAACATTCCATGCATTCCCTTGAGTAAGCACCTTTAGTGGCTGAATGGgttgtcatgtttttaataacAAACTCTTAAGCTGCCCCGACGAAGTGGAAACgttttttccccttcctctctctttctctcaaccCACTTTAAGGTTTTCATcatagaggaggaggaaaagggcAGGTGTGAAAGGGCTGTGAGGATAACAGAGAGGCTTATTGTACCAAAATATTTGGGTACACATTTGTGGCACACCGGCAGAACAGAAGTTTTTGATgtacaagaaagaaaaggaggacaGATATTAGGGACTGTATGCAAATTATTAGGATAGGAGAAGGGGCAGAAAGAGTGgtgactttgttttctgttttcttcttttgtttctctAAAAGAAAATGTTGCAAATGATCATGCAGTGATATGAGACAGGTTTACATTTGATGTTGAATCTACCTTTAATAAATGCAACCAGTATAACCATCTCTGCAACTTTAGGACTTTACAGACATCACACATATAATATCTTCTTATGTAattgataaatacatttttattttaaaaattgcagAACCTGACTAATTTATAGGCAAGCAGATATTATTGGACATTTGCCAATCGACTGGTATCTGCATTTGTGTCAGCcgataaattaaaattaaaaacataaagaagagaCGGAAGAAACACCCTTCAGCCGTGTTAGGAATGATGATGTTGAATATTCCAGCCACCAGATGACCTCTTCATCTTCCCTGTTAGCAACACGTATTTGGAACGCCTTAATCACAACAACCATCTGACCTGGTGAGTGAGTAAATGGATAACTGCACATAACAAATATTAGGGTTTATTAggtttatgttttgtgtgtctgaaagaaaagaaaaatataatggTGCTTATATAGGATCATCAGCAACATCAtcaacaaaatataaatatatttgctGACATATCGGAACactcaattttaaaatcaccaaATAATAGTATCAGTACCAGCCTGAAAAAATATCACTCTACCCTCCTCACATAGTCCTATATAAGAGGATAATCTTTACACAACCTTTCCAGGGATTTGTGTCCCCTCCCATTCTTGAACCAGTGATCTCTGGTGtgttagaccagcggtccccaacccccgggcctcggaccagtaccggtccgtgagtcgtttggtaccgggccgcgcgagttgaggctcaggtgtgaaatgtatggttttcagggttttcagtgttattttgttatcgtttttatcgttaactcagttttcctgggtcttttcatgtgtgttatgaataaatcttctttttttcggtaccggtactaattttattttgttgtatttatccgcgacaccttaaaggccggtccgtgaaaatattgtcgggcataaaccggtccgtggcgcaaaaaaggttggagaccgctgtgtTAGACAACTGTGCTAATCCATTTATCAT is a window of Maylandia zebra isolate NMK-2024a linkage group LG22, Mzebra_GT3a, whole genome shotgun sequence DNA encoding:
- the irx4b gene encoding iroquois-class homeodomain protein IRX-4b, yielding MAYSQLGYSYSTTPQFLMTSGSLAGCLEPGTPPSHPVLRSPGHQLTPGAGIGVYSGPYPKSQSYYNTCATDAALYSRGPLDHKEGAASVHVGTSQTPAYYPYEYTFGQYPYDRYGYSCSDGASRRKNATRETTSTLKAWLQEHQKNPYPTKGEKIMLAIITRMTLTQVSTWFANARRRLKKENKVTWSPRACKSSDDRGCEDDSDEAEKPLKSDKELPEQQCADLQSDLEDFDLLESDASDCDPKPQFLPEDNEVNPNTELPHVHLAHNPDTLHRKERLSPDCPKLTPVQHQSSSFYLNADLRSTDAKPKIWSIAHTAVSLDASLQSEYPPCMLSSTGTSSSPGYPTNMALTKTERQQESPVATLREWVDGVFHGPPFQQPKPAEVWKGLNEATIESRTPGQSFEIGRSASAL